ggCCCATACAGAGAGAACACCAAACAAGTGTTTCATTGCCTTCATATTCCCCCATCATCTTTCTTTGGCAGGGGCAAATGTGAACATAAGAACAAACAACAAGGACGAGGAGACTCCTCTGCACGTCGCTGCACGTTTGGGTGTCCCAGAGCTCGTGGCCTTTTACgtggagcagggagcagaggtgGATGCTCTCAATGCCTACATGGAGACTCCCCTGGCCTGTGCAGCCTACTGGGCCCTTCACTACAAGGATCAGATATACAGCCAGGACCACCACCTCATCTGCCGGATGCTCCTAGACTACAAAGCTGAAGTGAATGCTCGTGATGAGGATTTCAAATCCCCGCTCCACAAAGCTGCCTGGAACTGTGATCACGTCCTGGTGCACATGCTGCTGGAGGCAGGAGCAGAAGCAAACATCATGGATGTCAATGGCTGTGCTCCCTTACAGTATATCATAAAAGTGACATCTGTGCGGCCAGCTGCTCAGCCAGACATCTGCTACCAGCTGCTACTGAACCATGGGGCAGCTAGGATATACCCTCTGCAATTCCACAAGGTTAAGCATGTCTTCGTACAGCAGGGGCTTGGAGAGGGGTGGTGTCTTGAGCAGGAATGGGATGAGAGATCCAAACAATCTGGATTTGCTGGAGTCCTGTCAGTCTGGGCCCAGAATGCCCAAAACATTGTGAGATGCCCTACTGTAAGAGTGGTATCATGTAACCATGTAACTGAAGTGAAATTACAGTTGCTTGTACCAGAAACCAGACACAGACCTAATTTTTGCTCTTAACCAACCTGAAATGCCAAAATCTAAATGCTGGGTTGAAGCCTAATTTTTCAGAGCAGATTCATTTTCTCATTTCAGAGAAGCCACATCCCTTTGTCAAACCTGGCTTTCAGATTCACTTTCTCATTTCAGAGAACCCACATCCATTTGTCAAACCTGGCTTCATACAGGTTTAACTGAGTTTTATGAAATGCGCATTTCATGGTCTCCACCAAAGATTAGAGATAATTCACTTGATTCAGTTTGTCACATCTGACATTTAAAAATCTATTCAAAATGAAATGCATCCCAATTAAGCTTTGGATTATTCCCAGGAAATGTGAGAATTAAGGGTTCAAAGCTGAtgacaaaaacaccaaaaaagtaTTGCAGGATCCCTCCTGGAAAATTTTTAAACACCTGCAAAGCCCAAGACACTAACAGCAGTACCTAAGAGTGTTGTTATATCAGACAACTAAGTAAGCTTGCTGAAGTCAGGACTTATTCTCTCTCATCCAGCACCCTAAGCAAAAGTTTGCAGTTCTCTGACCATATATGTAAAGTTTTAACAAGCCAAACAACCAGAAGCCTTTGAATAAAATGCCAAAATTTTGATTCTGCCCTCTTGAGTCCAGGATGACCAGGCCCTGCGTGTAGCAGGACAATGCTTAGTCTCCTAGAGGGTATTTGAGAGCAGGGTCTGAAGTCTCTTCTTCCTCCATCTTATTTTTTTGCATGAAGTGTCTCTCTTCCAAACCATCATTTGCCCTTCTGTAAAAATGTAGGATATTCATCCCATAGGAATGGTCTGCAGGGTTTTTTTGTGAAGCCTGGCGAGTGCATGAGACAAAATTGGGTTAATGCAGTGTTATTCTCTGCATATGAGTGACAATAGACTGGGTATTTTTCCTGTTGAGCTAAAATTACTGGGCAGAACAGTTGTGTCACGGTCCTTGTGTGGCTTGAAAGCCTTACTTCTGAACTGTCCCTTCTTCTGgtcatattttaaatttttctctaataatgcattttttattcatataatattttttctgttcctgagctgcatgtgctgaagcaagaATTTTTGTGCATGGCTTTGCCTTGTGTTGAGTCACTCAATCAAGCTATGAACAAGCTAACTCTAGATTTGGGTGATAAAGCCCACCCCATCTAGACATCTGTGGAGATCTAAGCCAGCATTTCTATATGGTCTTAAACTGGGGATGagcctggggcttcttgctgtgCTTACCAGAGGGGTGTGGAGGGGCCTTGTGTCCTCTGCATGTCCTGTCACAGTTGTCAGGCTGTGtctgtcccaggctgctgctgggcaccccggccagccctgccttcctggggctgctcatgatCTCCTCATCCTGCCTGCAGGTGCTGCAAGCCTGCCACTCCCACCCCAGGGCTGTGGAGGTCGTTGTCAACTCCTATGAACACATCAAATCGACATataagtggaaagcagccataccTGAGGATGTCTTGGAGGTAAGCTCTCCAAGGGTTATAACTGAGTAAAATCCAGGCTTATTATTTGCATAACCACGTCAAATCATTAGAAAGAGgtaattattattgttattcaCTTTTGAAAGATAATAACATCTCAGAGGATGGGGACTTCCCCACTTACAATCTCTCATTTGACAAAAGCGTATCACTCActgaaaaaatacatatttttgatATTTTAATTGCAATGTTACTCTTTGGAGCACCCCCTGTCAATGGTACAGCAGGAGCTCAGCTGTCCCTGTACTCAGCTAGTGAAAAGATTCTGGTTGTGATTggtgttttttcagatttttcaatatgtatatttatatttcttttaattcagcaaatatttttaaagggCCACATTACATGGGTATGACTATGTAACTCTAGGTTCTGTTGCATGGGTCAGATTTCTGTGAACAGGATGAGTTAGCTGCAAATGCAAAGgagaatttaaatgaaaaataagaaATTAAAGAGGAAAATATGTGGTCAGAAGGCAAAACTGTGGGACAAATGACATGCTTTGACATAGCTGTCCCTTTAATTCAAAAATCCTCACTCCAAATATTCCGGTTGCCCTAAAACAGACTTTTGGTTTATTTTACAGCGGCACCAGGATTTCTATGACTCTTTGTTCGCTGTGTGCAGCAATTCCCCACGGTCCCTGAtgcacctgtgcaggtgtgctaTTCGGGCAACGCTGTCGGGAAGGTGCCATCGACAAGTGCCCTTGCTCTCCATCCCCGTGTCCATGAAGAAGTACTTGCTGCTGGAGCCAGAGGGAATCATCTACTGAGGCACCACGGGGCAGGCACCGGCATCCCCTTCCCGGATCCAGGAGCCTCTGTGGggtgccagagctccaggcacaatCCCGACACAGCCCTGAGTGTGTGTCCAATggctggccaggctgggctggcattcactggctctcctggagctgctctcttTCCCTGCATTGAGAAACCACAGCTGCAGTTTGCActggggaggcagagctggaaaagcCCCTGCTCCAAACTCACCCAGGACACACACTGCTCTGTTCAGCCTAGCTTAAACaatgctgctgcttcctgcagcgcTTCTACCGCTGCCTGCTAGAAAGCATTAGATTAAATCTGAGCAACCTTTGGTATTGTTTCACTATGGCTTTCTGCAGCTGTCATTTTGGGAGTAAAAGAAAGGATACAGTCAAAAAATAAGTCACAGAAATGCCTTCCCAGAATGAAATAGGCAAACAGCTTTGGTTTGTGACCACAGAAAGGCCTTCAGTAGTTTCTGTGTTTTCCTGTGCACTGACTCTCAATTCAGTGTGAGCTCACTCTTCACTACCTGTCTGATTCTTATAAAGCTTTGTCATAATGATAATTTTTTAattgcaagatttttttttcctttatcaacCACAGTATGTAAACAAGTAGAAACATGCAGCCCTGAAATTTTTGTATGTTGTTACTGGGTAGCTTTGAGCAAATACTGTCTGTGTTTCTGCTCTCACTGTGACCAATGATAAATTAATATCCTGGTGTTAAGAAAGGCAGGTAAAAAAAGCTTCCCCCCAAAACCTGCATAGCTGTACTTGTACCCATCCCTAATATCTCTCAGAATGATGTTAGATGTGATCGGGGACACATAACACCCTTCTCTTAATTGACTATAAAATGAACCTAGCCTGCTAGCATGTACTATTCACCTCATTTTTGGCAGCTGGGTGCAGGTGAGAGGAATCCCACATTAACCAAAAGGTGTTTCCCAGATAAGATGTGTTGCCTGTGCTGTTACAGACCTGCCAGGCCCCCTGATTTGCAGTTCCTGTGCTTTTGGACCTGCTAGCACTGGTTTCCTTTACTTGAGCAAGCTACTTTCTCCAGTCCAGGAGGACGAAATGCAGAGCAGTGGCACTTCACACAGCAAGTATCCCACAGCAAGCACAAGTGTGTGACCTGACCTACAGGTAAACCctcattttcttcccttttttagtTTGATGCAACCCATCTGGctgttccacttttttttttttttgtattctgacAATTCTGGGCTTTCTGAAAAGAGAGGTAAGCCAGGCCCACACTGAGAGCCGGTAACTCCTGATTTCTCATTGCTTCTCTGACTGTGAAGCTGTCAGTCTCAATCATTTTTGTTATCTCTTTGCAAGACAGCCCAGAGCACACTAGGCTCTTCCTAGACAAACCAGAGCAGCCAAGCTGTTCAAGTGTCTCTGTGTCTCACACAGTGGCAACAACAGCATTTTAAGAAACGCGCAGATTTTTTAGTGTTACAAATCacttccctctcctctctcctctcctctctcctctcctctcctctcctctctcctctcctctctcctctcctctcctctcctctcctctcctctcctctcctctcctctcctctcctctcctctcctctcctctcctctcctctcctctcctctcctctcctctcctctcctctcctctcctctcctctcctctcctctcctctccgtTTTCATCAATTAAAGCTTGTACACTGTGTACAAGAATCCATTTCATGGGTCTGTTTATGTTTAACCAGACAGCAATGAAGATTGCTATTTAACAGTTTCCCATTCCAATAAGGAATTTCAAAGTGAACACAGACCATGAGTAAATGTTTTCTTATGTGAATAAAGTTGTAAAATAGGTCCCTGTAATTCACTAAGCCAATGAGAGATTTTCATACAGCTGCAGAGATGTCTCTATCAGAGATACTACAGTAATTTACTGGGGAGAATAATCAGCATCTGAGACAGGTTTTCTATAGAAAAATCAGATTGAGACATGTCCTGATCAATGGGATCCACTGGATTCTGCACTGCAGGAAAATAGTGAATTTGGAAAGATGAAAAAGCATAGGTTATCTAAACCCACTGCTTCTCTAGGTGATGCATCTCTAAGTCAGGCATGAGGAAGAAGATTTGCCAGCTGGTCAAGTCAAGAAATATTTGTTGCTTTCTGAACAGTCTGACAATGGGACAAGCTGGGCAGTCCAGAAGAGACAGATGGAGATAGATGATATTATTGGAAACATCCCCACACTGGCtccttctgaaattctgcatctgGCAAAGGGAGGTTTAAGGCAGAACAATAGCAGTGTTTGCTGACCTGTCGTAGCCAGGACTCTCTTGCTGAGAGGGAAGAATAAAGGCTGTCACCAGTGTTCCTAAATTCCCTCTGATCCTCTCCCTCTGCAGCGAACACACTTAATTTTTATTCTGTGGGCACCCAGGCTCACTTCCAAGCTTTGTACCAAGCAGGTGCCAGATTATAGCCATTGTGGTATctgacagggagcacagtggGATCAGCCTGATTATAGTCATAGGAATTTGCAAGCTGTTAAAAACACTAGAGAACATCACTATCACAGAAAAAAGACCTGATTGATGCACTTTAATTGCTTTTGTTGTTGAAGTTAGACCAAGAGTAAGAAAACCTTACTATTTGTAGTACTAGCACTATTTTCCTCTGTTACTGTACTCTATTCCCACACACTGGATGGAGTTGATCATGTGAGGTGTGGGAGTACCTGATAATAAGATCATCATTTATTAAATCCATGGGATGCACAAAGGAGGCACAAAGGAAGGATCTCTCTTCTGTGgttaccagtgacaggacccaagggaatggcctgaagtgtCAGGGAGATTTAAgctggatattagaaaaatgTTCTtgccccagagggtgtttgggcactggaacaggctccccagggaagtgatcacagcaGCAAGACtcacagagttcaagaagtgtttggacaatgccctcAGGCTCTTGTTGTGGCTCTTTGAAATGGTCCAATGAAAggacaggagttggactcaatgatccttgtgggtcccttccaactcagcagattctgtgattctgcaattctgtgattctgtgagatgTCTTGAAATTTCATACCGTCATATAATTCCTGATTGTGCTTTTGTATTTTCAAAGCCTCATCAGATTGGATGACTCCACCTGGAAGAGAGACCTCTACACCACAAGTTTGAGCACAGTCATGGcctaaaatgacagaaaattgTTTTCAGGGTTGTTTGGTGTCCTCTGTGAAATaaattgcttttttccttttggctTCTTAGTAGAGATGTAGACATGTTTGAAACATTTCCACTCCATTCCATGGCCTATCAGAATATTTAAAGCACAAATGGGTGCAAAGAATGCACGATCCTTTCCCATTTCCATTGGCAGCCCTTTCCCAGAGCTCCCTTAATGACTTCTCAATGCATAACAGTGAGATTCTAGGTTTTTTAGATTCTAGGTTTCAGGTCTTTGTGGTTTTGAGAAGTTGTATATAAAGAGATGTTCTTAAGCCACACGCATTGTGGACAGAAGAAGTTACCCATTCTATGACCATAGGGACACTCTGCATGTGTTTGGGGACCCATGCAGCTGTTCATGGAAATATGGGCATCCTCCTTGTAAAGTGCTCTTGCAATAATTTTAAACTTAGCCCCTGATGGCTGCTGGGTCCAGCTTTACCCAAAACTCCAATAATTTATCTGTGGAGAGTGTGTAGGTGAAAGTGAAGTCTAACAGTGTTCAGGACTGTATTTCCCTGCAAAATCTTTATAAGTCTGTTCATACTTGGTCAGCTTTTAGATACTAGGACAAGGAGTCTAAAAGAGCCTGGATGGTTTATCTCTCCAGCACTGCTGCCTGTCCTGATGGCATTAGGCCTGTAAGTGTTCCGGCATCAATGACATTTTATTTATTCAAAACCACTAACcatcttttaaagaaaaatttctCATTGTTTTATTGGGCAATATCTTACAGCCTGTATACCAGTTTTGACAGAATCAAGTTAACTGCTGTGGTCATGAATTTATAGAAATCTCCCAGACTGAGCAAGACTGACTATTTTTGTAAAATGTCAGAAATACAAATATTAggcagcaggggaaaaggtctGGTCTGCCATGAAAGGTGGCACCTTTACTTTTAGCTGCAAGCACTGCTGGATCAATTAGGGTGATCacaggggctcagctcattcatATTTAAGGAACGTTCTTTGAAAAACCACTAATGCTTCTGGCAGCAGATTTTGCTCATGGGACAAATACCTTTAAATTAAACATACAAGAGTTCAGTGTTTGAGATGAAAGGGAAGATTGAAACAGTCTGGGGTGGTCTATGCTATTATATATCTTTATTAAACTCTCAGAGGACAAAGAGGCACACCAGGTTTTTAGTGCTGGAAGGTTTACAGGGCTCTTGAAGGGctgctggttttttttctgtaacaCTTCAGGATACACATGGGTCAGACAGAGCAATATTTCCATTTACTTTCGGGGTATGCCAGTAGAATTTCCCTGTAATCCCTAGGGTTTGCTTTTCTACTAAATGACAGTGCAGAACATGCTGTTAGCAGAGATGCCAAAGCCTAGCTAGTGTCTGACACCTTAACCTCCCCAGGAGTTATATTAAAGCACT
The sequence above is drawn from the Melospiza melodia melodia isolate bMelMel2 chromosome 1, bMelMel2.pri, whole genome shotgun sequence genome and encodes:
- the ASB4 gene encoding ankyrin repeat and SOCS box protein 4 — protein: MDLEETYKEGESTKGKMTRAAAAKLVKKAFLEALKSNDYETLEELLSQKKIDVDTVFEVEDENLILASYKQGYWLPSYKLKISWATGLHIAVMYGHLESVVVLLNHKATINCRPNGKAAIHIACEMANVECLKILCSHGAKLNCFSMSGQAPLHLCTTRTSMPCAQQLLCRGANVNIRTNNKDEETPLHVAARLGVPELVAFYVEQGAEVDALNAYMETPLACAAYWALHYKDQIYSQDHHLICRMLLDYKAEVNARDEDFKSPLHKAAWNCDHVLVHMLLEAGAEANIMDVNGCAPLQYIIKVTSVRPAAQPDICYQLLLNHGAARIYPLQFHKVLQACHSHPRAVEVVVNSYEHIKSTYKWKAAIPEDVLERHQDFYDSLFAVCSNSPRSLMHLCRCAIRATLSGRCHRQVPLLSIPVSMKKYLLLEPEGIIY